A genomic region of Papaver somniferum cultivar HN1 chromosome 7, ASM357369v1, whole genome shotgun sequence contains the following coding sequences:
- the LOC113297799 gene encoding uncharacterized protein LOC113297799: protein MESLLLTVNGGVSFFNSSSRSSFSDSLSKTISKWELKNNQNLRLTNVGIRRMHGKASWLLANPNVYIVPVQVSAGKGNPGEVVMVDPLEAKRLATKQMEEIKAREKLGRQRRIEAINGTWAMLGLTAGLVIEGRTGDSIITQLEGYWRSIQNFILAQPSLVYWWRTTQTFLSNQDFKNPF from the exons ATGGAATCTTTGCTTCTCACAGTTAATGGTGGTGTTTCTTTCTTCAACTCCTCCTCCCGTTCATCCTTCTCTGATTCACTCTCTAAAACAATTTCTAA GTGGGAATTGAAAAATAACCAAAATCTAAGGCTTACGAATGTGGGTATTCGTAGGATGCACGGAAAGGCATCATGGCTCTTGGCAAATCCTAAT GTATACATTGTGCCTGTTCAAGTATCAGCGGGGAAAGGAAATCCTGGGGAAGTTGTTATGGTTGACCCTTTGGAGGCCAAACGCTTAGCTActaaacaaatggaagaaatcaAAGCCAGAGAGAAACTTGGG AGGCAACGCCGAATTGAAGCAATCAATGGAACTTGGGCAATGCTTGGTTTAACTGCAGGTTTGGTTATTGAAGGTCGCACAGGAGATAGCATTATAACTCAG TTGGAGGGATATTGGAGGAGCATCCAAAATTTCATCTTAGCGCAACCTTCTCTGGTGTATTGGTGGAGAACTACACAGACTTTCTTATCTAATCAAGATTTCAAGAATccattttaa